One region of Hoeflea sp. 108 genomic DNA includes:
- the betC gene encoding choline-sulfatase yields the protein MKTTQPNILIVMVDQLAGTFFPDGPADFLHVPHLKALAARSARFANNYTASPLCAPGRAAFMSGQLPSRTGVYDNAAEFASSIPTFAHHLRAAGYHTVLSGKMHFVGPDQLHGFEERLTTDIYPADFGWTPDYRKPGERIDWWYHNLGSVTGAGTAEISNQMEYDDEVAFLATQKLYDFARVSDQAEHRPWCLTVSFTHPHDPYVARRQYWDLYENCPALDPEVGFIPADQQDPHSQRLYLASDYASFDITREQVRRSRRGYFANISYIDDKVGQLLSVLERTHMLDDTVILFCSDHGDMLGERGLWFKMCFYEGSARVPLMVAGKSLPSGLIEAPTSNLDILPTLCDLAGIDLSDIAPWTDGQSLLPLAQGEQRAVPVLMEYAAEGSYAPLVAIRDGRFKFVHCEIDPPQLFDLESDPQELSNLAADPTRAGLVASFMAKVRARWDMAAFDAAVRESQARRWVIYPALRNGAYYPWDFQPLQKASERYMRNHMDLNVLEESKRFPRGE from the coding sequence ATGAAGACCACGCAGCCCAACATCCTCATCGTCATGGTCGACCAGCTGGCCGGCACGTTCTTCCCTGACGGTCCGGCCGACTTCCTGCACGTACCACATCTCAAGGCACTCGCCGCGCGTTCGGCGCGCTTTGCAAACAATTACACCGCCTCGCCGCTCTGCGCGCCGGGCCGTGCCGCCTTCATGTCGGGGCAATTGCCGTCGCGCACCGGCGTCTATGACAACGCCGCAGAATTCGCCTCGTCCATCCCGACCTTCGCCCACCATCTGCGCGCCGCCGGCTATCATACGGTGCTGTCAGGCAAGATGCATTTCGTCGGGCCTGACCAGCTTCACGGCTTCGAGGAGCGGCTGACGACCGATATCTATCCCGCCGATTTCGGCTGGACGCCCGACTATCGCAAGCCAGGCGAACGCATCGACTGGTGGTACCACAATCTCGGCTCGGTCACCGGCGCGGGCACGGCCGAGATCAGCAACCAGATGGAGTATGACGACGAGGTCGCCTTCCTCGCGACCCAGAAGCTCTATGATTTCGCCCGCGTTTCCGACCAGGCCGAGCATCGCCCGTGGTGCCTTACCGTCTCCTTCACCCACCCGCACGACCCCTATGTCGCCCGTCGCCAGTATTGGGACCTCTACGAAAACTGTCCTGCACTGGATCCCGAAGTCGGCTTCATCCCTGCCGATCAGCAGGACCCGCATTCGCAGCGGCTTTATCTGGCCAGCGACTATGCCAGTTTCGACATCACGCGGGAGCAGGTGCGCCGCTCGCGCCGCGGCTACTTCGCCAACATCTCCTACATCGACGACAAGGTCGGCCAACTGCTGTCGGTGCTTGAGCGCACGCATATGCTCGACGACACCGTCATCCTGTTCTGCTCCGACCATGGCGACATGCTTGGCGAGCGCGGCCTGTGGTTCAAGATGTGCTTCTACGAGGGCTCGGCCCGTGTCCCGCTGATGGTCGCCGGGAAGAGCCTGCCATCCGGGTTGATCGAGGCGCCGACCTCTAACCTCGACATCCTGCCGACACTGTGCGACCTAGCCGGCATTGACCTTTCCGATATCGCTCCCTGGACCGACGGCCAGTCGCTGCTGCCGCTGGCACAAGGGGAGCAACGCGCCGTCCCGGTGCTCATGGAATACGCGGCCGAAGGCTCCTACGCACCGCTCGTCGCCATCCGCGACGGCCGTTTCAAGTTCGTCCACTGCGAGATCGACCCGCCGCAACTGTTTGATCTGGAATCGGATCCCCAGGAGCTCAGCAACCTCGCCGCCGACCCCACCCGTGCCGGTCTGGTGGCAAGCTTCATGGCGAAGGTCCGCGCCCGCTGGGACATGGCGGCCTTCGACGCGGCCGTGCGCGAAAGTCAGGCGCGCCGCTGGGTGATCTACCCCGCGCTGCGCAACGGCGCGTACTACCCATGGGATTTCCAGCCGCTGCAGAAGGCATCCGAGCGCTACATGCGCAACCATATGGACCTCAACGTGCTCGAAGAGAGCAAGCGCTTCCCGAGGGGTGAATGA
- the betI gene encoding transcriptional regulator BetI, whose protein sequence is MPKVGMEPLRRKALIDATISAIGERGSLDVTMSEIAGRAGVSSALAHHYFGAKDELLAATMRHLLSELLTDTTSALRVAETPRARVSAVIAVNFSDKQFQSETIAAWLAFYVEAQKSPALRRLLRIYAHRLHSNLMSGLTRLLPRHEAERVAEATAAMIDGLYIRRALRDGIPNAASAIALVEDYLEAKLSQAGNA, encoded by the coding sequence ATGCCCAAGGTCGGAATGGAGCCGCTGCGCCGCAAGGCGCTGATCGACGCGACGATCTCGGCGATCGGCGAACGCGGCAGCCTCGACGTGACCATGTCAGAGATCGCCGGCCGCGCCGGCGTTTCGTCTGCGCTTGCCCACCACTATTTCGGTGCCAAGGACGAGCTGCTCGCCGCCACCATGCGGCACCTCCTGTCCGAACTTCTGACCGACACGACTTCGGCACTGCGTGTCGCCGAGACACCGCGTGCCCGTGTTTCAGCTGTCATTGCGGTCAATTTCTCGGACAAGCAGTTTCAGTCGGAGACAATCGCCGCCTGGCTCGCCTTCTATGTCGAGGCGCAGAAGTCGCCGGCACTTCGCCGCCTGCTGCGGATCTATGCCCATCGCCTGCACTCGAATCTGATGAGCGGTCTTACCCGCCTGCTGCCACGTCATGAGGCAGAGCGCGTCGCCGAAGCGACAGCGGCCATGATCGACGGGCTCTACATTCGCCGGGCCCTGCGCGACGGCATACCCAATGCGGCGTCCGCCATCGCACTGGTCGAAGACTATCTCGAAGCCAAGCTCTCGCAGGCGGGCAACGCATGA
- a CDS encoding threonine/serine dehydratase: MMSTKVPGLDRLRQAYAETSKATQLTPLLESAVLARETGASRVFVKAESLQWAGSFKARGAYWRLKQLSADEAERGVVAFSSGNFAQGLAAAGQSLDIPVTIVMPIDAPAAKREATKGYGARVVLTEHGDRAREEVAAARAREISETEGLVLLHPFDDPEIVAGQAGAGLEALDQLATKGVGADIVLCPVGGGGLIGGISLAFHHLSPSTQVFAVEPEGFNGLGASLANGAVSAVPLAENSICDGLMARRPGEAPFAAVTTTNVRALTVDDASVRRAMTTAFERLKLVLEPSGASSLAALLGGKVDVAGKTVLVVATGGNVSLADFMVHVNNA, translated from the coding sequence ATGATGAGCACTAAGGTTCCAGGCCTCGACCGGCTTCGCCAGGCCTATGCCGAGACATCGAAGGCAACGCAGCTGACACCGCTGCTCGAATCCGCCGTCCTCGCCCGCGAGACCGGTGCGTCGCGTGTCTTCGTCAAGGCCGAGTCGCTGCAATGGGCCGGGTCGTTCAAGGCGCGCGGCGCCTATTGGCGGCTGAAGCAGCTCTCGGCAGACGAAGCCGAGCGCGGCGTGGTCGCCTTTTCCTCCGGCAACTTTGCCCAGGGCCTCGCCGCTGCCGGCCAGTCGCTCGACATCCCCGTCACCATCGTCATGCCCATCGACGCCCCCGCCGCCAAGCGCGAAGCGACCAAGGGCTATGGCGCGCGCGTTGTCCTGACCGAGCATGGCGACCGCGCCCGCGAAGAGGTCGCCGCTGCCAGAGCACGCGAAATCTCCGAGACCGAAGGCCTTGTCCTGCTCCACCCGTTCGACGATCCCGAGATCGTCGCTGGCCAGGCCGGCGCCGGCCTTGAAGCGCTCGATCAGTTGGCAACCAAGGGTGTGGGGGCCGACATCGTGCTCTGCCCGGTCGGCGGCGGCGGGCTCATCGGTGGCATCTCGCTTGCCTTCCATCACCTTTCACCATCGACGCAGGTCTTCGCGGTCGAGCCCGAAGGCTTCAACGGCCTGGGCGCCTCGCTGGCCAATGGCGCGGTCTCGGCCGTGCCATTGGCTGAGAATTCAATCTGCGACGGCCTGATGGCGCGCCGGCCGGGCGAAGCGCCCTTCGCAGCGGTCACCACCACCAATGTTCGCGCGCTGACCGTCGACGACGCCTCCGTCCGCCGAGCGATGACCACAGCCTTCGAGCGGCTGAAGCTCGTGCTCGAGCCGTCGGGCGCCTCGTCGCTGGCGGCGCTTCTGGGAGGAAAGGTCGACGTGGCCGGCAAGACCGTGCTCGTCGTCGCAACCGGCGGCAACGTCTCGCTCGCCGATTTTATGGTTCATGTGAACAATGCTTGA